Proteins encoded in a region of the Solanum dulcamara chromosome 9, daSolDulc1.2, whole genome shotgun sequence genome:
- the LOC129903835 gene encoding uncharacterized protein LOC129903835: MSKTLVQPIGQKRLTNVAVVRLKKHGNRFEIACYKNKVLSWRSGVEKDVDEVLQSHTVYTNVSKGVLAKSKDLIRAFGTDDQTKICLEILDKGELQVAGKERESQLSSQFRDIATIVMQKTINPETQHPYTISMIERLMHDTHFAVDPNSSSKKQALEVIRELQKHYPVKRAPMRLRIHVPEQSSPSVLDKLKEWIASIVSREESGSQHSIICEIEPSLFRDCDTLIRNLQGRVEILAVNVHVEGDTFVDQFDDHEDDSPSLRKDSTGSVLQLSEKMQKQTISSESGNSREEERLSKPAKSGSSEGEVKLNKCTTCNAVVGDSKEYREHFKSDWHRHNLRRKTRQLPPLTVEECMADLDLGDSKADLKEYSF, translated from the exons ATGTCGAAGACGCTGGTTCAGCCGATAGGCCAAAAGAGACTTACCAATGTTGCAGTTGTGCGTCTTAAGAAGCATGGTAATCGTTTCGAAATCGCTTGTTATAAGAATAAGGTCCTTTCATGGCGTTCTGGCGT AGAGAAAGACGTGGATGAAGTGTTGCAGTCACATACTGTTTACACGAATGTATCGAAGGGTGTACTTGCAAAGTCTAAAGATTTGATTAGGGCTTTTGGAACTGATGATCAGACCAAAATCTGTCTGGAG ATTTTGGACAAAGGAGAGCTGCAAGTTGCAGGGAAGGAGAGAGAATCACAGTTGTCAAGTCAATTCAGGGATATTGCTACCATAGTTATGCAGAAGACAATCAATCCTGAAACTCAGCATCCATACACAATTAGCATGATTGAACGTTTGATGCATGATACCCATTTCGCAGTTGATCCAAATAGTAGCTCAAAGAAACAG GCACTGGAAGTCATTCGGGAGCTTCAAAAGCATTACCCCGTAAAACGGGCCCCCATGAGGTTGAGGATACATGTACCAGAACAGAGTAGCCCTTCTGTCCTGGACAAGCTTAAGGAGTGGATTGCATCCATTGTGTCAAGAGAAGAATCTGGAAGTCAGCATTCCATA ATTTGTGAAATTGAGCCTAGTCTTTTCCGGGACTGTGATACCTTGATTAGGAATCTACAGGGGAGAGTGGAAATTCTTGCAGTCAATGTACATGTGGAGGGAGATACTTTTGTCGATCAATTCGATGATCACGAGGATGATTCACCTAGTCTAAGGAAGGATTCTACAGGTTCAGTCCTTCAGCTGAGTGAGAAAATGCAAAAGCAGACTATTTCTTCAGAAAGTGGGAACTCCAGGGAAGAAGAAAGACTGAGCAAACCTGCAAAAAGTGGGAGTTCCGAGGGCGAAGTAAAACTGAACAAGTGCACTACTTGCAATGCTGTTGTGGGAGATTCAAAAGAATACAGAGAGCATTTTAAGAGTGACTGGCATAGGCATAACCTAAGGCGTAAAACTAGGCAACTCCCTCCACTTACAGTTGAAGAATGTATGGCTGACCTGGATCTTGGAGACTCGAAGGCTGATCTAAAAGAATATTCATTTTGA